In Chloroflexota bacterium, the following are encoded in one genomic region:
- a CDS encoding Glu/Leu/Phe/Val dehydrogenase, giving the protein MASSNPVAEAPNIWAVAQEQFDAAAEQLDLDPGLRRVLRVPQRELTVNFPVTMDDGNVEVFTGFRIQHNVSRGPAKGGIRYHQDVTRDEVAALAMWMTWKCAVVNIPYGGGKGGVIVDPKQLSLRELEGLTRRFTTEISPLIGPDRDIPAPDVNTNAQVMAWMMDTFSMHRGYTIPGVVTGKPIAIGGSLGRNEATARGAVYTLNQASRALDIPLIGARVSIQGYGNAGSIAADLLTDEGALVVAVSDSSGGIYNPKGLDPARVSAWKAEHGTVVGFPGADSVSNTEILELDCEILVPAALENQITEHNAPRISARIVAEAANGPTTPEADRILYDRGVFVIPDILCNAGGVTVSYFEWVQDMQSFFWTESRINESLHEIMDRAFESVHAMSQRRSVDMRTAAYMVAVARVAEATTLRGLYP; this is encoded by the coding sequence CAGCGGGAGCTCACCGTCAATTTCCCGGTGACCATGGACGATGGCAACGTGGAGGTCTTCACCGGATTCCGCATCCAGCACAACGTCAGCCGTGGCCCCGCCAAGGGCGGCATCCGCTACCACCAGGACGTGACCCGCGACGAGGTCGCCGCCCTGGCCATGTGGATGACCTGGAAGTGCGCCGTCGTGAACATCCCGTACGGCGGCGGCAAGGGTGGCGTCATCGTCGACCCCAAGCAGCTCTCGCTGCGCGAGCTGGAGGGGCTCACCCGTCGCTTCACGACCGAGATCAGCCCGCTGATCGGGCCGGACCGCGACATCCCGGCGCCCGATGTCAACACCAACGCGCAGGTGATGGCCTGGATGATGGACACCTTCTCGATGCACCGCGGCTACACCATACCGGGCGTGGTCACCGGCAAGCCGATCGCCATTGGCGGATCTCTGGGCCGCAACGAGGCAACCGCACGCGGCGCGGTTTACACCCTGAACCAGGCGAGCCGGGCGCTGGACATCCCGCTCATCGGTGCCCGCGTGTCGATCCAGGGCTACGGCAACGCCGGCTCGATCGCGGCCGACCTGCTCACCGATGAGGGCGCCTTGGTCGTCGCGGTCAGCGACTCGAGCGGCGGCATCTACAACCCGAAGGGGCTCGATCCGGCGCGGGTCAGCGCCTGGAAGGCCGAGCACGGCACGGTCGTCGGCTTCCCCGGCGCCGATTCGGTGAGCAACACCGAGATCCTCGAGCTCGACTGCGAGATCCTGGTCCCCGCCGCGCTGGAGAACCAGATCACCGAGCACAACGCGCCCCGCATCAGCGCCCGCATCGTGGCCGAGGCCGCCAACGGCCCGACCACGCCGGAGGCCGATCGGATCCTCTATGACCGCGGCGTCTTCGTGATCCCGGACATCCTGTGCAACGCCGGCGGCGTGACGGTCAGCTACTTCGAGTGGGTGCAGGACATGCAGTCCTTCTTCTGGACCGAGTCGCGCATCAACGAGAGCCTGCACGAGATCATGGATCGGGCCTTCGAGAGCGTGCATGCCATGAGCCAGCGCCGTTCGGTTGACATGCGCACCGCCGCCTACATGGTCGCCGTGGCGCGGGTGGCGGAGGCGACGACGCTGCGAGGCCTGTACCCCTAG